The following are encoded together in the Triticum dicoccoides isolate Atlit2015 ecotype Zavitan chromosome 6B, WEW_v2.0, whole genome shotgun sequence genome:
- the LOC119325679 gene encoding uncharacterized protein LOC119325679: MELVKFGVSEALVAAEPARVLPMLNGVVDTMNMMMPIRQRYLYKYMNGERGSNEMRLMEKTLRKTVERVDEKVQLIKDDNGFCPPRPKLFDSLPMPQQKK, from the exons ATG GAGCTTGTCAAGTTTGGTGTCTCTGAAGCTCTAGTTGCTGCTGAACCTGCTAGAGTCCTACCTATGCTGAACGGTGTAGTTGACACGATGAACATGATGATGCCCATAAGGCAAAG GTACCTCTATAAGTATATGAACGGGGAACGAGGCAGCAATGAAATGCGTTTGATGGAGAAGACGCTGAGGAAGACAGTTGAACGTGTGGATGAGAAGGTGCAGTTGATCAAGGATGATAATGGGTTTTGTCCTCCCAGGCCTAAGCTGTTCGACAGCCTTCCTATGCCGCAACAGAAAAA GTGA